A genome region from Setaria italica strain Yugu1 chromosome III, Setaria_italica_v2.0, whole genome shotgun sequence includes the following:
- the LOC101777675 gene encoding pentatricopeptide repeat-containing protein At1g15510, chloroplastic, producing the protein MPPPPTKPALNPPLLPLASLPSPRALPPTRLHRFSPEKRPRRLSSAAVSAAAPTSSSADPSAELRALCSHGQLAQALWLLESSAEPPDEDAYVALFRLCEWRRAVEPGLRACAHADDRHAWFGLRPGNAMLSMLIRFGETWHAWRVFAKMPERDVFSWNVMVGGYGKAGLLEEALDLYHRMMWAGVRPDVYTFPCVLRSCGGVPDWRMGREVHAHVLRFGFGGEVDVLNALMTMYAKCGDAVGARKVFDSMTVMDCISWNAMIAGHFENGECNTGLELFLTMLEEEVQPNLMTITSVTVASGLLTDVSFAMEMHGLAVKRGFATDVAFCNSLIQMYASLGMMGQARTVFSRMDTRDAMSWTAMISGYEKNGFPDKALEVYALMEVNNVSPDDITIASALAACACLGRLDVGVKLHELAESKGFMSYIVVANALLEMYAKSKHIDKAIEVFKCMPEKDVVSWSSMIAGFCFNHRNFEALYYFRHMLADLKPNSVTFIAALAACAATGALRSGKEIHAHVLRCGIGSEGYLPNALIDLYVKCGQTGYAWAQFCVHGAKDVVSWNIMLAGFVAHGHGDTALSFFNQMVKTGECPDEVTFVTLLCACSRGGMVNEGWELFHSMTEIYSVVPNLKHYACMVDLLSRAGQLTEAYNFINEMPITPDAAVWGALLNGCRIHRHVELGELAAKYVLELEPNDAGYHVLLCDIYADAGRWDKLSRVRKTMRDKGLDDDSGCSWVEVKGVVHAFLTGDESHPQIREINTVLEGIYERMKASGCAPVESHSPEDKEVSKDDIFCGHSERLAVAFGLINTAPGTPVSVTKNQYTCQSCHRILKMISNIVRRDIIVRDSKQLHHFKDGCCTCGDEGYG; encoded by the coding sequence CCCATGGCCAGCTCGCGCAGGCGCTCTGGCTCCTCGAGTCCTCCGCGGAGCCGCCCGACGAGGACGCCTACGTCGCGCTGTTCCGCCTCTGCGAGTGGCGCCGCGCGGTGGAACCCGGGCTGCGCGCGTGCGCGCACGCGGACGACCGGCACGCGTGGTTCGGGCTTCGCCCCGGGAACGCCATGCTCAGCATGCTCATCAGGTTCGGGGAGACGTGGCACGCGTGGAGGGTGTTCGCCAAAATGCCCGAGCGGGACGTCTTCTCCTGGAACGTCATGGTGGGCGGGTACGGGAAGGCCGGGTTGCTGGAGGAGGCGCTGGACCTGTACCACAGGATGATGTGGGCAGGTGTGAGGCCGGACGTCTACACGTTCCCCTGCGTGCTGCGGAGTTGCGGCGGCGTCCCAGACTGGAGGATGGGGAGGGAGGTGCATGCACATGTTCTCCGGTTTGGTTTTGGGGGTGAGGTTGACGTCCTCAATGCACTCATGACCATGTATGCCAAATGTGGGGATGCCGTGGGTGCACGTAAGGTGTTTGACAGTATGACCGTGATGGACTGTATCTCATGGAATGCGATGATTGCTGGGCATTTTGAGAATGGTGAGTGCAACACAGGGTTGGAATTGTTTCTTAccatgctggaggaggaggtgcagcCTAACCTTATGACGATAACCAGTGTGACTGTTGCATCAGGTTTGTTAACTGACGTAAGTTTTGCAATGGAAATGCATGGGCTTGCAGTGAAGAGGGGTTTTGCCACTGATGTTGCATTTTGTAACTCTTTGATTCAAATGTATGCTAGTCTTGGGATGATGGGGCAAGCAAGAACAGTGTTCTCAAGAATGGACACTAGAGATGCCATGTCATGGACAGCTATGATATCTGGGTACGAGAAAAACGGCTTCCCAGATAAAGCTCTTGAAGTGTATGCACTGATGGAAGTGAATAATGTAAGTCCTGATGATATTACTATTGCAAGTGCCCTTGCTGCTTGTGCTTGCTTGGGGCGTTTGGATGTTGGTGTCAAGTTGCATGAGCTTGCTGAGAGCAAGGGATTCATGAGCTACATCGTAGTTGCAAATGCACTCCTTGAAATGTATGCAAAGTCCAAGCACATTGATAAGGCTATTGAAGTTTTTAAGTGCATGCCTGAGAAGGATGTAGTATCATGGAGTTCAATGATTGCAGGATTTTGCTTCAACCATAGGAACTTTGAGGCTCTTTACTATTTCAGGCATATGCTGGCAGATTTAAAGCCCAATTCTGTCACTTTTATAGCTGCTCTTGCTGCTTGTGCTGCTACTGGGGCTTTGAGGAGTGGTAAGGAGATCCATGCACATGTTTTAAGGTGTGGTATTGGATCTGAAGGTTATTTACCCAATGCACTTATCGACTTGTATGTAAAATGTGGCCAGACAGGCTATGCTTGGGCACAGTTCTGTGTGCATGGTGCAAAGGATGTTGTGTCCTGGAATATCATGCTTGCTGGTTTTGTAGCTCATGGGCATGGGGATACTGCTTTATCGTTCTTCAATCAAATGGTGAAAACTGGAGAGTGTCCAGATGAAGTTACGTTTGTTACTCTGTTATGTGCTTGTAGTAGGGGTGGAATGGTCAATGAAGGTTGGGAGCTTTTTCACAGCATGACTGAGATATACTCTGTTGTTCCAAATCTCAAGCACTATGCATGCATGGTGGATCTACTAAGTCGTGCTGGGCAACTTACAGAAGCTTACAACTTTATAAATGAAATGCCTATCACACCAGATGCTGCTGTTTGGGGAGCCTTGCTAAATGGATGCCGGATACACCGGCATGTTGAACTTGGGGAGCTTGCTGCAAAATATGTTCTTGAATTGGAGCCTAATGATGCTGGATATCATGTTCTTTTGTGTGATATATATGCTGATGCTGGTAGATGGGATAAATTGTCTAGGGTAAGAAAAACCATGCGGGATAAGGGATTGGATGATGATTCTGGATGTAGCTGGGTTGAGGTTAAAGGAGTGGTCCATGCATTTCTTACGGGTGATGAATCACATCCACAGATCAGAGAAATAAATACTGTTCTTGAAGGAATATATGAGCGGATGAAAGCATCTGGTTGTGCTCCTGTTGAATCTCATTCTCCAGAAGATAAAGAAGTATCCAAGGATGACATCTTTTGTGGTCACAGCGAAAGACTTGCTGTTGCTTTTGGTTTGATCAATACTGCACCTGGCACCCCAGTTTCTGTTACCAAAAACCAGTACACATGCCAGAGTTGTCACAGGATATTGAAGATGATTTCTAACATTGTACGAAGAGATATAATTGTTAGGGACAGTAAGCAACTCCACCATTTTAAGGATGGATGTTGTACATGTGGAGATGAAGGTTATGGGTGA